In Colius striatus isolate bColStr4 unplaced genomic scaffold, bColStr4.1.hap1 scaffold_45, whole genome shotgun sequence, one genomic interval encodes:
- the LOC133629449 gene encoding olfactory receptor 14J1-like yields MSNSSSISQFLLLPFADRRELQLLHFGLFLGISLAALLANGLVISAVACDHRLHTPMYFFLLNLALLDLGSISTTVPKAMANSLWGHRSISYLGCAVQLFLVIFFLGTECPLLTIMSYDRYVAICKPLHYGTLLGSRACVHMAAAAWASGFLYSLLHTANTFSLPLCQGNAVGQFFCEIPQILKLSCSHTYLREAGLLVVSVCLVFVCFMFIVVSYVQIFRAVLRIPSEQGRRKAFSTCIPHLAVVSLFLGTGMFAYLKAPTISCPSLDLLVAVLYSVVPPAVNPLIYSLRNQEMKNVLRRACEHLRLIRFP; encoded by the coding sequence atgtccaacagcagctccatcagccagttcctgctcctgcccttcgCAGACAGacgggagctgcagctcctgcacttCGGGCTCttcctgggcatctccctggctgccctcctggccaacggcctcgtcatcagcgccgtagcctgtgaccaccgcctccacacccccatgtacttcttcctcctcaaccTCGCCCTCCTTGACCTTGGTTCCATCTccaccactgtccccaaagccatGGCCAATTCTCTCTGGGGACACAGGAGCATTTCCTACTTGGGCTGTGCTGTACAGCTCTTCCTCGTTATCTTCTTCCTTGGTACAGAATGTCCTCTTCTCACCATCATGTCCTACGACCGCTACGTTGCCATCTGCAAACCCCTGCACTACGGgaccctcctgggcagcagagcttgTGTccacatggcagcagctgcctgggccaGTGGGTTTCTCTATTCTCTCCTGCACACAGCCAATACATTTTCGCTGCCCCTCTGCCAGGGCAATGCTGTGGGACAGTTCTTCTGTGAAATCCCACAGATCCTCAAGCTCTCCTGCTCACACACCTACCTCAGGGAGGCTGGGCTTCTTGTGGTTAGTGTCTGTTTAGTATTTGTGTGTTTTATGTTCATTGTGGTGTCGTATGTGCAGATCttcagggctgtgctgaggatCCCCTCTGAGCAGGGACGGCGCAAAGCCTTTTCCACGTGCATCCCTCACCTGGCTGTGGTCTCCCTGTTTCTCGGCACAGGCATGTTTGCCTACCTGAAGGCTCCAACCATCTCCTGTCCATCCCTGGATCTGCTGGTGGCAGTTCTGTATTCGGTGGTGCCTCCAGCAGTGAACCCCCTCATCTACAGCCTGAGGAACCAGGAGATGAAGAATGTCTTGCGGAGAGCGTGTGAACACCTCAGATTAATAAGGTTCCCATGA